Sequence from the Gemmatimonadaceae bacterium genome:
TGATCTTGGCGGAGAAGGCCTTCCCGATCCCCGGGATGGCCTCGAGCTCGGCCGCCGTGGCCGAGTTGATGTCGATCTGCTTGGCGGCCGCGGCCGGCGCGGCGATGGCCATCGCCCGCCTGCGTGACCCGGCCTGGCGACGGGGAGCACTCCGCCTGGCGTTGGCCGGCTGCACGCTCATCGCG
This genomic interval carries:
- a CDS encoding helix-hairpin-helix domain-containing protein; amino-acid sequence: AMSVQPANARRSAPRRQAGSRRRAMAIAAPAAAAKQIDINSATAAELEAIPGIGKAFSAKIIGGRPYANKLQLVQKKILTQALYDKIKDQIIAKQ